Proteins found in one Thermaerobacter subterraneus DSM 13965 genomic segment:
- a CDS encoding DUF4260 family protein, whose product MAQWWLRLEGLLLAVAAVTAYAAAGGGWVAFAAFFVLPGVIGGIPFRRAARRLERDGVQGSAPAQGARGRRRPAGEAPEPLVPRRWFLLYNAAHSTVLPLLLGLGGWWLAGRVYLPLLGWLAYIGLNRALGRGLKLYPYLRSTHLQLEEAPLRPRW is encoded by the coding sequence GTGGCCCAGTGGTGGCTGCGGCTGGAGGGGTTGCTGCTGGCCGTGGCGGCGGTGACGGCCTACGCTGCCGCCGGCGGCGGCTGGGTGGCCTTTGCCGCGTTCTTCGTCCTGCCCGGGGTGATCGGTGGGATTCCCTTCCGCAGGGCTGCACGGCGCCTGGAGAGGGATGGGGTGCAGGGCTCCGCCCCGGCCCAGGGGGCCCGCGGCCGCCGGCGCCCGGCGGGAGAGGCGCCCGAACCGCTGGTCCCGCGCCGCTGGTTCCTCCTGTACAACGCCGCCCACAGCACGGTGCTGCCGCTGCTCCTGGGCCTTGGGGGATGGTGGCTGGCGGGCCGGGTCTACCTGCCCCTGCTGGGCTGGCTGGCCTACATCGGGCTGAACCGGGCCCTGGGCCGGGGGCTGAAGCTGTACCCCTACCTGCGGTCGACCCACCTGCAGCTGGAAGAGGCGCCCCTCCGGCCGCGCTGGTGA
- a CDS encoding ROK family protein gives MTGTFHIYIYRSGSDARGGAASGAHARGGAGAAGTAGNDRGGAWPAGVPRGAARPAQDGAAPAASPPPARPGEEPVVAGIDLGGTKIALGLVDRQGQVLAGRTLPTDAPSGPAAAMDRIAAAVRDLAEEAGRRPQAVGVGAPGPLVLPEGRFAGTPNLPGWNGFALRDQLAARLGLPVAVNNDANAAALAEARLGAGRGAEVMVYVTVGTGIGGGLVIGGRLFSGVNGNGVEIGHTTVDPDGPSCGCGNRGCWEAVAAGPALGRLATERLGPPPGRPGGRWTARELLDAAAAGDERARAVAEEYARLLGIGLASAVNLFNPDRLVLGGGVMARYPLLAPAMEAEMRRRALPANLAAVTLVPAALGKDAGLVGAALLAWDLLDEPAPRR, from the coding sequence ATGACGGGAACGTTCCATATTTACATTTACCGTTCTGGATCGGACGCGCGGGGCGGTGCCGCCTCGGGAGCGCACGCGCGGGGCGGTGCCGGTGCCGCCGGCACCGCCGGCAACGACAGGGGTGGCGCCTGGCCCGCCGGCGTCCCCAGGGGCGCCGCCCGGCCCGCCCAGGACGGCGCGGCCCCCGCAGCCTCCCCGCCCCCCGCCCGGCCGGGCGAGGAGCCCGTGGTGGCGGGCATCGACCTGGGGGGTACCAAGATCGCGCTCGGCCTGGTCGACCGCCAGGGCCAGGTGCTGGCCGGCCGGACGCTCCCCACCGACGCGCCCTCCGGCCCCGCGGCGGCCATGGACCGCATCGCTGCAGCCGTCCGGGACCTGGCGGAAGAGGCCGGCCGCCGGCCGCAGGCGGTGGGGGTGGGCGCGCCCGGTCCCCTGGTGCTGCCCGAAGGCCGGTTCGCGGGCACGCCCAACCTGCCCGGGTGGAACGGGTTCGCCCTGCGGGACCAGCTGGCCGCACGCCTCGGCTTGCCCGTGGCCGTCAACAACGACGCCAACGCCGCGGCCCTGGCCGAAGCCCGGCTGGGTGCCGGCCGCGGGGCGGAGGTCATGGTGTACGTCACCGTCGGCACGGGCATCGGCGGCGGCCTGGTGATCGGCGGGCGCCTGTTCAGCGGCGTCAACGGCAACGGGGTGGAGATCGGCCATACCACCGTCGACCCCGACGGGCCGTCGTGCGGCTGCGGCAACCGGGGCTGCTGGGAGGCCGTGGCCGCCGGGCCCGCCCTGGGGCGTCTCGCCACCGAGCGCCTCGGCCCCCCGCCGGGCCGGCCGGGCGGCCGCTGGACCGCCCGCGAGCTGCTGGACGCGGCGGCCGCGGGTGATGAACGGGCCCGGGCGGTGGCGGAGGAATACGCCCGGCTGCTGGGGATCGGGCTGGCCAGCGCGGTCAACCTGTTCAACCCCGACCGGCTGGTGCTGGGGGGCGGGGTGATGGCCCGCTACCCGTTGCTGGCGCCGGCCATGGAGGCCGAGATGCGTCGCCGGGCCCTGCCGGCCAACCTGGCGGCGGTTACCCTGGTACCCGCGGCCCTGGGCAAGGACGCGGGACTGGTGGGGGCGGCACTGCTGGCCTGGGACCTGCTGGACGAACCGGCGCCCCGGCGCTGA
- a CDS encoding RNA polymerase sigma factor, producing the protein MDGGGYAADIPWRLRSLGSRRSPRQPGTRSHSAVARCPDGAGLGAGEGDGGRLEAPAARAGGLPGRAVMGVTLDPGIRDAGALAGAGSPSRTPFREPEVDASWEAGLRAGDPAALQRLAEHWAPRLYRYALRLGADPEAAQDLVQDTLVRALGSFRAGTMPARLGPWLYTILTNRLRDDARSAYRRRVALAAALPEGPPPWHAGSSPDGAAVDDPGCDPAEVVAWRAGHAARAERLRAALGTLPEPWRQVVVLRILEERPVAEVAAILGVAEGTVKSRLHRALKSLRQALEELDRELEPAGGQGEVTRDDEP; encoded by the coding sequence TTGGACGGCGGCGGCTATGCTGCGGACATCCCCTGGCGGCTGCGCAGCCTGGGATCCCGCCGTTCCCCGCGGCAACCCGGAACCCGCAGCCACTCGGCAGTCGCCCGCTGCCCTGACGGCGCAGGGCTCGGGGCCGGGGAAGGGGATGGCGGCCGGCTCGAAGCCCCCGCCGCACGGGCGGGCGGGCTTCCCGGACGGGCCGTCATGGGGGTGACCTTGGACCCTGGGATCCGAGACGCCGGGGCTCTTGCCGGCGCGGGTTCCCCCTCCCGGACGCCTTTCCGCGAGCCGGAGGTGGATGCCTCCTGGGAGGCCGGCCTGCGGGCGGGCGATCCGGCCGCCCTGCAGCGGCTGGCCGAGCACTGGGCACCCCGCCTGTACCGCTATGCCCTCCGGCTGGGAGCGGATCCCGAAGCCGCCCAGGACCTGGTGCAGGACACCCTGGTGCGGGCGCTGGGCAGCTTCCGCGCCGGGACCATGCCCGCCCGCCTGGGCCCCTGGCTCTACACCATCCTGACGAACCGGCTGCGGGACGACGCCCGCAGCGCCTACCGCCGGCGGGTGGCCCTGGCGGCCGCCTTGCCCGAGGGACCGCCGCCCTGGCACGCCGGATCTTCCCCTGACGGGGCCGCGGTGGACGACCCCGGCTGCGATCCGGCGGAGGTGGTGGCCTGGCGCGCCGGCCACGCGGCCCGGGCCGAGAGGCTGCGGGCGGCCCTTGGCACCCTGCCGGAACCCTGGCGGCAGGTGGTGGTCCTGCGGATCCTGGAGGAACGCCCGGTGGCCGAGGTGGCGGCCATTCTCGGCGTGGCCGAAGGGACCGTCAAGTCCCGCCTGCACCGGGCGCTGAAGAGCCTGCGCCAGGCACTTGAAGAGCTGGACCGGGAGTTGGAACCGGCGGGCGGCCAGGGGGAGGTGACGCGCGATGACGAGCCCTGA
- a CDS encoding pyridoxal-phosphate-dependent aminotransferase family protein: MQQPLEIGPGVAGRHGAAAGSPLAAGAGRGAGSGIHPETPIAQGAGMAPGPGFDAASPSGPGSGTPLGTAQAPAPGAPARPEPVFLSPGPTAVPQEVRAACARQVVLHRSAEFDRVSAAVREGLRRLFRTSGRVVVFPCSGTGALEAAVVNTLSPGDRVLAVVMGLFGDRFAAVAEAYGLEVDRLEVPWGQIPRTEQVLERLEAAGRGAGRPYRAVFLTHSETSTGALLPLEQLVPAIRRAAPEALVLVDMVSSFAAVPVAMDAWGIDVAVTGSQKALMTPPGLGIVALGPRALEAVEQARLPRFTWDVRPYLAGEGDFPYTPAVTLWFGLQAALERIAAEGEENVYRRHRLLSAMVRAGVRALGLEPLARDEEASPTVTAVPLPAGVRPGEVIRRLADDHGVVVVSAQGPLKDRAFRIGHMGALEPADILAAMTALDAVLGPMLAEAGRPVPPGAAAAAARAAWAQVAGEEGGA, encoded by the coding sequence ATGCAGCAGCCGCTGGAGATCGGACCCGGCGTCGCCGGCCGTCACGGTGCAGCGGCCGGATCGCCCCTGGCAGCCGGTGCGGGCAGGGGCGCGGGTTCGGGTATCCACCCCGAGACCCCAATTGCCCAGGGAGCCGGCATGGCACCGGGTCCTGGGTTTGACGCCGCCTCCCCGTCCGGTCCGGGATCCGGCACCCCCCTGGGAACCGCCCAGGCGCCGGCACCCGGGGCGCCGGCGCGCCCGGAGCCGGTGTTCCTGTCGCCGGGCCCCACCGCCGTGCCCCAGGAGGTGCGGGCGGCCTGTGCCCGCCAGGTGGTGCTGCACCGCAGTGCCGAGTTCGACCGGGTCAGCGCCGCCGTGCGGGAAGGACTGCGGCGGCTGTTCCGCACCAGCGGCCGCGTGGTGGTGTTCCCCTGCTCGGGGACGGGGGCGTTGGAGGCGGCGGTGGTCAACACCCTGTCGCCGGGCGACCGGGTGCTGGCGGTGGTGATGGGCCTCTTCGGCGATCGCTTTGCCGCCGTCGCCGAAGCCTACGGCCTGGAGGTCGACCGCCTGGAGGTGCCCTGGGGCCAGATCCCCCGGACCGAACAGGTGCTGGAGCGGCTGGAGGCCGCGGGTCGCGGGGCGGGCCGGCCGTACCGGGCCGTGTTCCTCACCCACTCGGAGACCTCCACCGGGGCGCTCCTGCCGCTGGAGCAGCTGGTGCCCGCCATCCGCCGGGCGGCGCCCGAGGCGCTGGTGCTGGTCGACATGGTGAGCTCCTTTGCCGCGGTCCCCGTGGCCATGGACGCGTGGGGCATCGACGTGGCGGTGACGGGGTCCCAGAAGGCGCTGATGACGCCGCCCGGCCTGGGCATCGTGGCCCTGGGGCCCCGGGCCCTGGAGGCGGTGGAACAGGCCCGGCTGCCCCGGTTCACCTGGGACGTGCGGCCCTACCTGGCGGGCGAGGGCGACTTCCCCTACACCCCGGCGGTGACCCTCTGGTTCGGGCTGCAGGCGGCCCTGGAGCGGATCGCCGCCGAAGGGGAGGAGAACGTCTACCGCCGGCACCGGCTGCTCTCCGCCATGGTGCGGGCGGGGGTGCGGGCCCTGGGGCTGGAGCCCCTGGCCCGGGACGAGGAGGCCTCTCCCACGGTGACGGCGGTGCCGCTGCCCGCCGGGGTGCGGCCCGGAGAGGTGATCCGCCGCCTGGCGGACGACCACGGCGTGGTGGTGGTCAGCGCCCAGGGACCCCTCAAGGACCGGGCCTTCCGCATCGGCCACATGGGTGCCCTGGAGCCGGCCGACATCCTGGCGGCCATGACGGCCCTGGACGCCGTGCTGGGGCCCATGCTGGCGGAAGCCGGCCGGCCGGTGCCGCCCGGTGCCGCGGCGGCCGCCGCCCGGGCGGCCTGGGCCCAGGTTGCGGGGGAGGAGGGGGGCGCATGA
- a CDS encoding ABC transporter ATP-binding protein has translation MDATRHKAPWRRGGPAATATASAGEETGMRLHLTGVSKVYGRRKVALDGVNLSWGPGVLGLLGPNGAGKSTLLGILATLVEPSQGQVRIGPWTLPRDQHAVRQHLGYLPQEGGWFPQLTVYETLDFAAIFKGIADSAARRREIEHRLEQVGLLDVRHVRAGRLSGGMRRRLGIAMALLGDPSLILLDEPTAGLDPEERVRFRQLLGGLGPERLVIFSTHVVEDIAATCEEVAVIAGGRLRWLGPPQDLAACAAGLVWEVEGSAPQGAVVVSSRREGGTALLRVLAWHEPPGARPAEPRVEDGYVALLRGLAAGRRGVPGDPAGAPPPQRVTGSEAPDAEEPARTAGGDSAGGATGSRGAGSPSGGKEVRP, from the coding sequence ATGGACGCGACCCGTCATAAGGCCCCATGGCGCCGGGGCGGTCCCGCGGCGACTGCCACGGCCAGCGCGGGAGAGGAAACGGGCATGCGGCTGCACCTGACCGGTGTCAGCAAGGTCTACGGCCGCCGGAAGGTAGCCCTTGACGGCGTGAACCTGTCCTGGGGACCCGGCGTGCTGGGTCTTCTGGGGCCCAACGGAGCCGGCAAGAGCACCCTGCTGGGCATCCTGGCCACCCTGGTGGAACCCAGCCAGGGGCAGGTCCGCATCGGGCCCTGGACCCTGCCCCGGGACCAGCACGCCGTTCGCCAGCACCTGGGCTACCTCCCGCAGGAAGGCGGCTGGTTCCCCCAGCTGACGGTCTACGAGACCCTGGACTTCGCCGCCATCTTCAAGGGGATCGCCGACTCGGCCGCCCGCCGGCGGGAGATCGAGCACCGGCTCGAGCAAGTGGGACTTCTGGACGTGCGCCATGTCCGGGCCGGCCGCCTCTCGGGCGGCATGCGCCGGCGCCTGGGCATCGCCATGGCCCTGCTGGGGGATCCCTCCCTGATCCTGCTGGACGAACCCACCGCGGGGCTCGACCCCGAGGAGCGCGTCCGCTTCCGCCAGCTCCTGGGCGGCCTGGGCCCCGAGCGGCTGGTCATCTTCTCCACCCATGTGGTGGAGGACATCGCCGCCACCTGCGAGGAGGTGGCCGTCATCGCCGGCGGGCGGCTGCGCTGGCTGGGACCGCCCCAGGACCTGGCCGCCTGTGCCGCGGGCCTGGTCTGGGAAGTGGAAGGGAGTGCGCCCCAAGGGGCCGTGGTGGTCTCGTCCCGCCGGGAGGGGGGCACTGCCCTGCTGCGGGTACTGGCGTGGCACGAGCCCCCGGGAGCACGCCCCGCCGAACCCCGGGTGGAAGACGGCTACGTGGCCCTGCTGCGGGGCCTGGCGGCCGGTCGCCGGGGGGTCCCGGGGGACCCGGCCGGGGCGCCGCCGCCGCAACGGGTGACCGGTTCGGAAGCGCCGGATGCGGAGGAACCGGCGAGGACGGCGGGGGGCGACTCCGCCGGTGGGGCCACGGGGAGCCGTGGCGCCGGTTCGCCCTCCGGCGGGAAGGAGGTCAGGCCGTGA
- a CDS encoding VanZ family protein, translating into MVPIRRNQARRRPGWGWLRALAFGVYLAVLLRVTVFKFPAPLWRNGLDPELLVARWRWSVNLIPFRTIAGYLAGEPSPGVAMQNLAGNVLIFVPWGLLWVWCWPRRASARLVTASALVASGILETAEFFLGTGSWDVDDLLLNVLGALLGYGAARVARLGFRRA; encoded by the coding sequence GTGGTACCCATACGTCGCAACCAGGCCCGGCGGCGGCCGGGGTGGGGCTGGCTGCGGGCACTCGCCTTTGGGGTGTACCTGGCGGTTCTCCTACGCGTGACGGTATTCAAGTTTCCGGCGCCGCTGTGGCGTAACGGCTTGGACCCTGAATTGCTCGTGGCCCGCTGGCGCTGGTCCGTTAACCTGATTCCTTTCCGTACCATTGCCGGGTATCTGGCCGGCGAGCCGTCGCCCGGGGTAGCAATGCAAAACCTGGCCGGCAATGTGCTGATCTTCGTGCCGTGGGGGCTCCTTTGGGTCTGGTGCTGGCCGCGGCGGGCATCGGCCCGGCTCGTAACCGCCAGCGCCCTGGTCGCCAGCGGCATCCTGGAGACGGCCGAGTTCTTCCTGGGGACTGGGTCGTGGGATGTCGACGATCTACTGCTCAACGTTCTTGGCGCCTTACTGGGCTACGGGGCCGCCCGGGTCGCCCGCCTGGGCTTCAGACGTGCCTGA
- a CDS encoding ATP-binding cassette domain-containing protein, with amino-acid sequence MALTLAGVRRLAWEELVLPSRQPVAVPDTVLAPGVVLVTGPPGAGKSLLLRVLATLAVPRRGQVHYPWPAPGGEPVSFPGAGPGALAAVRGCTGYVPQEGRVARRMKVAAALAYLAALRAVPEPRQAVAAALRRWGLDGAARQRLEELSGGQWRRWLLAQSLLARPALWILDEPARGLDHDGVTLLRAALEEYRAAAAGGRPVWAVVVDSEGRLADLADQCLVLPGR; translated from the coding sequence ATGGCCCTGACCCTGGCCGGAGTGCGGCGCCTGGCGTGGGAGGAGCTGGTCCTGCCGAGCCGGCAGCCGGTGGCGGTCCCTGACACCGTGCTGGCACCAGGGGTGGTGCTGGTCACAGGGCCGCCGGGGGCGGGCAAGTCGCTGTTGCTCCGGGTGCTGGCGACGCTGGCCGTTCCTCGCCGGGGGCAGGTGCACTACCCCTGGCCGGCTCCCGGCGGGGAGCCGGTTTCCTTTCCCGGGGCAGGACCCGGCGCCCTGGCCGCGGTCCGGGGATGCACCGGATACGTGCCCCAGGAAGGCCGCGTGGCCCGGCGGATGAAGGTGGCCGCCGCCCTGGCCTACCTGGCCGCCCTGCGGGCCGTGCCCGAGCCACGGCAGGCGGTGGCCGCGGCCCTCCGGCGGTGGGGCCTGGACGGTGCGGCCCGCCAGCGCCTGGAGGAGCTTTCGGGTGGCCAGTGGCGCCGCTGGTTGCTGGCCCAGAGCCTGCTGGCGCGCCCGGCCCTCTGGATCCTGGACGAACCCGCCCGTGGCCTGGACCATGACGGCGTGACCCTTTTGCGGGCCGCCCTGGAGGAATACCGGGCGGCGGCCGCCGGCGGGCGGCCGGTGTGGGCGGTGGTGGTCGACAGCGAGGGGCGGCTGGCCGATCTGGCGGACCAGTGCCTGGTCCTGCCGGGGCGGTGA